The following coding sequences are from one Nymphalis io chromosome 5, ilAglIoxx1.1, whole genome shotgun sequence window:
- the LOC126768408 gene encoding cuticle protein 8-like, which produces MLSKVLFFTASLMAASAQYHGQNHGHGTSSQSIIRHDISHNQHGYNHVQPIAVHAAPVAYHQPAVSVHHAAPIVHSAPVVHHATPIAYHQAPVYQSQHSGAHELQDYYAHPKYEFQYNVEDHHTGDIKSQHEARDGDHVTGSYSLHQPDGSVRTVHYNADKHNGFNAQVENSAPSTHAQPGHHAPQYVLSHH; this is translated from the exons ATGTTATCCaaa gtaCTTTTCTTCACGGCTTCGCTGATGGCAGCAAGTGCGCAGTATCATGGACAAAATCATGGTCACGGTACTTCTTCCCAATCAATCATCCGCCATGATATCTCCCACAACCAACACGGCTACAACCACGTCCAACCCATCGCcgtccacgctgctccagtcgCATACCACCAACCCGCTGTTTCcgttcaccacgctgctcccatTGTCCACTCTGCTCCTGTAGTTCATCACGCTACTCCTATCGCATACCATCAAGCCCCAGTCTACCAGAGCCAACACAGTGGCGCTCATGAACTCCAGGACTACTAC GCGCACCCTAAATATGAGTTCCAATACAACGTTGAAGACCACCATACTGGTGACATCAAGTCTCAGCACGAAGCTCGTGATGGTGACCACGTGACCGGTTCCTACAGTCTGCACCAGCCCGACGGTTCCGTTCGCACCGTCCACTACAACGCTGATAAACATAACGG ATTCAATGCTCAAGTGGAAAACTCCGCTCCTTCAACGCATGCCCAGCCAGGTCATCACGCGCCTCAATACGTTCTGTCTCACCATTGA
- the LOC126768723 gene encoding cuticle protein 8-like translates to MNFKVVILPALLMVVNAQHHSQGHGHAASSQSIIRHDVSHNQGYNHVQPIAVHSAPVYHHQPTVSIHHAAPIVHAAPIVHSAPVVHHSTPIAYHQAPVYHSQHSGAHEHQDYYAHPQYEFQYNVEDHHTGDIKSQHEARDGDHVTGSYSLHQPDGSVRTVHYNADKHSGFNAQVDYSAPSTHAQPIHHAPEHILSHH, encoded by the exons atgaattttaag GTTGTCATTCTTCCCGCTTTGCTGATGGTAGTAAATGCGCAGCATCATAGTCAAGGCCATGGCCATGCGGCATCTTCTCAATCAATCATCCGACACGACGTATCTCACAACCAAGGCTACAACCACGTACAACCAATCGCCGTTCACTCAGCTCCGGTGTACCACCACCAACCGACTGTTTCCATCCATCACGCCGCTCCTATCGTCCACGCTGCTCCCATTGTTCACTCTGCTCCAGTAGTTCATCACTCTACTCCTATCGCATACCATCAAGCTCCCGTCTACCACAGCCAACACAGTGGCGCTCATGAACACCAggattattat GCGCACCCTCAATATGAGTTCCAATACAACGTAGAAGACCACCACACTGGTGACATCAAGTCTCAGCACGAAGCTCGTGATGGTGACCACGTGACCGGCTCCTACAGTCTGCACCAGCCCGACGGTTCCGTACGCACCGTCCACTACAACGCTGATAAACATAGCgg attTAACGCACAAGTCGACTACTCTGCCCCCTCAACACACGCCCAGCCAATTCACCACGCACCTGAACACATCTTATCTCATCATTAG